One Actinospica robiniae DSM 44927 genomic region harbors:
- a CDS encoding PrsW family glutamic-type intramembrane protease yields MTVPPGPDQPQRGYGSRPGQPQDSAGGTPVPGDQGQGLIPDPATGHGSAPQLPAPYAPPAPGQFPQPPQPQFPPQYPQQHAPGAPQFPGQPQPLPPQYQPGPVPQYQGYPPQPQFQPQPQPGVPPYGASSFPPPQASYAGWPQIQPTPAAHFNPAMLLPIQHWLRDRSLRNWITILFVALVVVPSIALVYVGQDVDKISKSTWAFAIYFACAWLLVLWISIRPPMIRPLMLLEVGVIGLLFEAPLAIWLEKKLETPNQNLFNYIFTVGLPEEFVKILPVVVLGFLLKQVWGPLTPKDYLFLGAVSGLAFGAAEAVQYINVYIPSQAATIAESAAQQNVDPASLGQFIAQTSIQSGSWRFVTDPMSHAVWAGITGYFVGLAFQHRRYFWLALVGLGLTSVLHGINDDVAGHWFWIVEIIVSVLLFMAYVQAGGVIEQQLTEADEAHARAHPHPVYPMPVPGGMPAPGWAAAPAPPAAPGWAPAGYGTGSMPVAPSWNPAAGWGQSGFTPLRGYRAPNTSGQPAPPPPQL; encoded by the coding sequence ATGACCGTGCCACCCGGCCCGGACCAGCCACAGCGCGGTTACGGGTCCCGACCAGGGCAGCCGCAGGACTCGGCCGGCGGGACGCCGGTGCCCGGGGACCAGGGTCAGGGGCTGATACCGGATCCGGCGACGGGACACGGCTCCGCACCTCAGCTGCCGGCTCCGTACGCACCGCCGGCGCCGGGCCAGTTCCCGCAGCCTCCCCAGCCGCAGTTCCCCCCGCAATACCCGCAGCAGCACGCGCCGGGCGCGCCGCAGTTCCCCGGCCAGCCCCAGCCCCTGCCGCCGCAGTACCAGCCGGGCCCCGTGCCGCAGTACCAGGGATACCCTCCGCAGCCTCAGTTCCAGCCGCAGCCCCAGCCCGGAGTCCCGCCCTACGGCGCCTCCTCCTTCCCCCCGCCGCAGGCCTCCTACGCCGGCTGGCCGCAGATCCAGCCGACGCCGGCGGCGCACTTCAACCCGGCCATGCTGCTGCCGATCCAGCACTGGCTGCGCGACCGCTCGCTGCGCAACTGGATCACGATCCTCTTCGTCGCGCTCGTGGTCGTGCCGTCCATCGCGCTGGTCTACGTGGGCCAGGACGTCGACAAGATCTCGAAGTCGACCTGGGCCTTCGCCATCTACTTCGCCTGCGCCTGGCTGCTGGTGCTGTGGATCTCGATCCGGCCGCCGATGATCAGGCCTCTGATGTTGCTGGAGGTCGGCGTCATCGGCCTGCTCTTCGAGGCGCCGCTGGCGATCTGGCTGGAGAAGAAGCTCGAGACGCCGAACCAGAACCTGTTCAACTACATCTTCACGGTCGGCCTGCCGGAGGAGTTCGTCAAGATCCTTCCGGTCGTGGTGCTCGGCTTCCTGCTCAAGCAGGTGTGGGGGCCGCTGACGCCGAAGGACTACCTGTTCCTGGGCGCGGTGAGCGGTCTCGCGTTCGGTGCCGCCGAGGCGGTGCAGTACATCAACGTCTACATCCCGTCGCAGGCGGCGACGATCGCCGAGTCGGCGGCGCAGCAGAACGTCGACCCGGCCTCGCTCGGGCAGTTCATCGCGCAGACCTCGATCCAGAGCGGGTCCTGGCGGTTCGTGACCGACCCGATGAGCCACGCGGTGTGGGCCGGCATCACCGGCTACTTCGTCGGTCTGGCCTTCCAGCACCGCCGCTACTTCTGGCTCGCCCTCGTCGGCCTGGGGCTCACCTCGGTGCTGCACGGCATCAACGACGACGTGGCCGGCCACTGGTTCTGGATAGTCGAGATCATCGTCAGCGTGTTGCTGTTCATGGCGTACGTGCAGGCCGGCGGCGTGATCGAGCAACAGCTGACCGAAGCCGACGAGGCGCACGCCCGGGCGCACCCGCATCCGGTCTACCCGATGCCGGTGCCCGGCGGCATGCCGGCGCCGGGGTGGGCCGCCGCGCCGGCTCCGCCGGCCGCACCGGGCTGGGCGCCGGCCGGCTACGGCACCGGCTCGATGCCCGTCGCCCCTTCGTGGAACCCGGCCGCCGGCTGGGGGCAGAGCGGATTCACTCCGCTCCGCGGCTATCGCGCGCCGAACACCTCGGGCCAACCCGCACCGCCGCCGCCTCAGCTCTGA
- a CDS encoding phosphodiester glycosidase family protein: MARGPEVSDHPKATAVRPPGERANRRKGKKPRKVLSRGRQARRRYLWRPLTAVFVLVFGYAGVTIEPYLTYAGSDTVAARVAEWGRDHHMSGLVTWLENETYSAPPTGGTLSSQQVHTLQGATVAPSAAAENELPANIAPLAAGSVPGEGVWHPAVYAKNGVPVVEWAGLRPDAQHTSKLAYVAWLNVKALSFQLHPGSQQPGGTFATPDEVPPGRRAGLVATWNGGFKVNPNDSLSGYYEDGRTVRALVDGKAAEVFYRDGSIKIGDWGRDLTMTPQVVGVRQNLSLLVNNGQVTAAVNSGSGAQWGVTVNNLFFVPRSGVGVTAKGDVIYVGGPDLSVASLARLLKQAGAVDAMELDINADWTSFMYYTVPGAGDAADPTPTKLWNFSQPADRYYQPSSRDFVAVYLR, from the coding sequence ATGGCGCGTGGACCCGAGGTCTCGGATCATCCGAAAGCCACGGCGGTCCGTCCGCCGGGAGAGCGGGCCAACCGCCGCAAGGGCAAGAAGCCGCGCAAGGTGCTGAGCCGGGGCAGGCAGGCGCGCCGGCGCTACCTGTGGCGGCCGCTGACGGCCGTGTTCGTGCTGGTCTTCGGGTACGCCGGGGTCACCATCGAGCCGTATCTCACTTATGCGGGTTCCGATACGGTCGCCGCGCGGGTGGCCGAGTGGGGCCGCGATCATCACATGAGCGGCCTCGTCACGTGGCTGGAGAACGAGACGTACTCCGCCCCGCCGACGGGCGGAACGCTGAGTTCGCAGCAGGTCCACACGCTGCAGGGGGCCACGGTCGCGCCGAGCGCGGCCGCGGAGAACGAGCTGCCTGCGAACATCGCGCCGCTCGCGGCCGGATCGGTGCCGGGCGAAGGCGTCTGGCACCCGGCCGTCTACGCGAAGAACGGCGTGCCGGTCGTGGAGTGGGCCGGCCTGCGCCCGGACGCCCAGCACACTTCTAAACTCGCCTACGTCGCGTGGTTGAACGTCAAGGCGCTCAGTTTCCAGCTGCATCCGGGTTCGCAGCAGCCCGGCGGCACCTTCGCCACCCCGGACGAGGTGCCGCCCGGCCGGCGCGCAGGCCTCGTGGCGACCTGGAACGGTGGCTTCAAGGTCAACCCGAACGACTCGCTCAGCGGCTATTACGAAGACGGCCGCACCGTGCGGGCGCTGGTCGACGGCAAGGCCGCGGAGGTGTTCTACCGCGACGGGTCGATCAAGATCGGCGATTGGGGACGCGATCTGACGATGACGCCGCAGGTCGTCGGGGTGCGCCAGAATCTGAGTCTGCTCGTGAACAACGGACAGGTGACGGCCGCGGTGAACTCCGGATCCGGGGCGCAGTGGGGCGTGACGGTCAACAACTTGTTCTTCGTGCCGCGTTCAGGCGTCGGTGTCACAGCCAAGGGCGACGTCATCTACGTCGGCGGGCCGGACCTGTCCGTAGCCTCGCTGGCGAGGCTGCTCAAGCAGGCCGGCGCCGTCGACGCGATGGAACTCGACATCAACGCCGACTGGACCTCGTTCATGTATTACACGGTGCCGGGCGCTGGGGATGCCGCCGATCCGACGCCGACCAAGCTATGGAATTTCTCCCAGCCCGCCGACCGCTACTACCAGCCGAGTAGTCGAGATTTCGTAGCCGTCTACCTCAGATGA
- the moaA gene encoding GTP 3',8-cyclase MoaA, with translation MLVDRFGRIATDLRVSVTDKCDLRCTYCMPAEGLPWLPRADVLTDDELERLVGIAVRLLGVREVRLTGGEPLIRPGLPDLIGRLAALEPRPRLSLTTNGVALARLAAPLAAAGLDRVNVSLDTLDPELFRTLTRRDRHERVIAGIDAALAAGLGPVKINTVLMRGVNEREAPDLLRWSLERGCELRFIEQMPLDAQHSWDRAAMVTAEEILESLAAEFVLEPEGAEARGTAPAETWRVVGYSAPDGSPARVGVIASVTRPFCGDCDRVRLTADGQVRTCLFARDESDLRGALRAGAGDEEIAERWRTAMLGKKAAAGIGEPGFVQPDRPMSAIGG, from the coding sequence ATGCTCGTGGACCGCTTCGGACGTATCGCCACCGACCTGAGGGTCTCGGTGACGGACAAATGCGACCTGCGGTGCACGTACTGTATGCCGGCCGAAGGCCTGCCCTGGCTGCCCCGAGCCGACGTGCTCACCGATGACGAACTCGAGCGGCTCGTGGGCATCGCGGTGCGGCTGCTCGGCGTGCGCGAGGTGCGGCTGACCGGTGGCGAACCGCTCATCCGGCCGGGTCTGCCGGACCTGATCGGCCGCCTGGCCGCGCTGGAGCCACGGCCGCGGCTCTCGCTGACGACGAACGGCGTCGCCCTGGCCCGCCTCGCCGCGCCTCTCGCGGCCGCCGGGCTCGACCGGGTCAACGTCAGCCTGGACACGCTCGACCCCGAACTCTTCCGCACCTTGACCCGTCGGGACCGGCACGAGCGCGTGATCGCCGGCATCGACGCCGCGCTCGCCGCCGGCCTCGGACCGGTGAAGATCAATACGGTGCTCATGCGCGGCGTCAACGAGCGCGAGGCGCCGGATCTGCTCCGCTGGAGCCTGGAACGCGGCTGCGAGCTGCGCTTCATCGAGCAGATGCCGCTGGACGCGCAGCACAGCTGGGACCGGGCGGCCATGGTCACCGCCGAGGAGATACTCGAGAGCCTGGCAGCCGAATTCGTGCTCGAACCCGAGGGCGCCGAGGCCCGCGGCACGGCTCCGGCGGAGACCTGGCGGGTCGTCGGATACTCGGCGCCGGACGGGAGTCCGGCCCGCGTCGGGGTCATCGCCTCGGTCACCCGGCCTTTCTGCGGGGACTGCGACCGGGTGCGGCTGACCGCCGACGGCCAGGTGCGCACCTGCCTGTTCGCCCGGGACGAATCAGACCTGCGCGGAGCGTTGCGGGCCGGGGCCGGGGACGAGGAGATCGCCGAGCGCTGGCGCACGGCCATGCTGGGCAAGAAGGCGGCCGCCGGTATCGGCGAACCCGGATTCGTCCAGCCTGATCGCCCGATGTCCGCCATCGGCGGCTGA
- a CDS encoding DUF3099 domain-containing protein — translation MRLPISRHEPTEQSYGITTADSSHLSDISRRQRQYIWTMLLRLVLLLVVVLVPGPTLLERTVLGLVATIIPYFAVVRANGGPDLSEAPTNMMVGAPRQSELPGPDRSLGGTHRIDADGEPIDGDDASFGWKDEPAAGEDEPVAGEEHSAGGERDTRVQAEWVEAEGRVPANAEVEEP, via the coding sequence GTGAGGCTTCCGATCTCCCGGCATGAGCCGACCGAGCAGTCGTACGGGATCACCACCGCCGATTCCAGCCATTTGAGCGACATCAGCAGGCGGCAGCGCCAGTACATCTGGACGATGCTGCTGCGCCTGGTGCTGCTGTTGGTGGTGGTGCTGGTCCCCGGGCCGACGCTGCTCGAGCGGACCGTGCTGGGGCTGGTGGCCACGATCATCCCGTACTTCGCGGTGGTGCGGGCCAACGGCGGGCCGGATCTGAGCGAGGCCCCGACGAACATGATGGTCGGCGCGCCCCGGCAGAGCGAGCTCCCGGGGCCGGACCGGTCGCTCGGCGGCACGCACCGGATCGACGCGGACGGCGAGCCGATCGACGGGGACGACGCGTCGTTCGGCTGGAAAGACGAGCCGGCCGCAGGGGAAGACGAGCCGGTCGCCGGCGAAGAGCACTCAGCCGGCGGCGAACGCGATACGCGGGTGCAGGCCGAGTGGGTGGAGGCGGAAGGCCGCGTCCCCGCGAACGCCGAGGTCGAAGAGCCGTAG
- the fabG gene encoding 3-oxoacyl-[acyl-carrier-protein] reductase, translated as MSRSVLVTGANRGIGLAIAAAFAEKGDKVAVTYRTGEPPELKASGDGSVLPVRCDITSTEDVERAFTEIEAAHGPVEILVANAGITRDTLVLRMSEQDFTDVLDTNLTGSFRVAKRASKGMLRLKRGRLIFISSVVGLSGSPGQVNYAASKAGLVGMARSLAHELGSRSITANVVAPGFVQTAMTSELSEDRKKQILDAVPLGRYAQPEEIAGVVTFLASPEAAYITGAVVPVDGGLGMGH; from the coding sequence TTGAGCAGGTCAGTTCTCGTCACCGGAGCGAACCGGGGCATCGGCTTGGCCATCGCCGCCGCCTTCGCCGAGAAGGGCGACAAGGTGGCGGTGACCTACCGCACCGGCGAACCGCCCGAGCTCAAGGCCAGCGGCGACGGGTCCGTGCTCCCGGTCCGGTGCGACATCACCTCCACCGAGGACGTCGAGCGCGCCTTCACCGAGATCGAGGCCGCGCACGGCCCGGTCGAGATCCTGGTGGCCAACGCCGGGATCACCCGGGACACCCTGGTGCTGCGGATGAGCGAGCAGGACTTCACCGACGTCCTCGACACCAACCTGACCGGCTCCTTCCGCGTGGCCAAGCGCGCGTCCAAGGGGATGCTGCGGCTCAAGCGCGGCCGGCTGATCTTCATCTCCTCCGTGGTGGGCCTCTCCGGCTCCCCGGGCCAGGTCAACTACGCCGCCTCCAAGGCCGGCCTGGTCGGCATGGCCCGCTCGCTCGCGCATGAGCTGGGCTCGCGCTCGATCACCGCGAACGTGGTGGCGCCCGGGTTCGTGCAGACGGCGATGACCTCGGAGCTCAGCGAGGACCGCAAGAAGCAGATCCTCGACGCCGTCCCGCTCGGCCGCTACGCGCAGCCCGAGGAGATCGCGGGCGTCGTCACGTTCCTGGCCTCGCCGGAGGCCGCGTACATCACTGGCGCCGTCGTCCCCGTGGACGGCGGACTCGGAATGGGGCACTGA
- the fabI gene encoding enoyl-ACP reductase FabI, whose translation MGILDGKRILVTGVLLESSIAYQVARLAQEEGADIILTAFPRPSLTERVARNLPKPVKVLELDATNREHLDALAEKVRAELGGLDGVVHSIGFAPPDALGGAFLDTPWESVSTAMNVSAFSLKALTMACLPLMENGGSVVGLTFDATVAWPQYDWMGPAKAALEATSRYLARYLGEQNVRCNLVSAGPIGSMAAKSIPGFGLLADTWNDRAPLAWDVSDPEPAARGVIALLSDWFPKTTGEIVHVDGGLHAIGA comes from the coding sequence ATGGGTATTCTCGACGGCAAGCGCATCCTGGTCACCGGGGTGTTGCTGGAGTCCTCGATCGCCTACCAGGTCGCGAGGCTGGCCCAGGAGGAGGGCGCGGACATCATCCTGACCGCGTTCCCCCGGCCGAGCCTGACCGAGCGGGTGGCCAGGAACCTGCCCAAGCCGGTGAAGGTGCTCGAGCTCGACGCGACGAACCGGGAGCACCTCGACGCGCTGGCCGAGAAGGTCCGGGCCGAGCTCGGCGGCCTCGACGGCGTCGTGCACTCGATCGGCTTCGCCCCGCCGGACGCCCTGGGCGGCGCCTTCCTGGACACGCCGTGGGAGTCGGTCTCGACGGCGATGAACGTCTCGGCGTTCTCGCTCAAGGCGCTGACCATGGCGTGCCTGCCGCTGATGGAGAACGGCGGTTCGGTGGTCGGCCTGACCTTCGACGCGACCGTCGCCTGGCCGCAGTACGACTGGATGGGCCCGGCGAAGGCGGCGCTGGAGGCCACCTCGCGGTACCTGGCCCGCTACCTCGGCGAGCAGAACGTGCGCTGCAACCTGGTCTCGGCCGGGCCGATCGGCTCGATGGCGGCCAAGTCCATCCCGGGCTTCGGGCTGCTCGCGGACACCTGGAACGACCGGGCCCCGCTGGCCTGGGACGTGAGCGACCCCGAGCCCGCCGCCCGCGGCGTGATCGCGCTGCTCTCGGACTGGTTCCCGAAGACCACCGGCGAGATCGTCCACGTCGACGGCGGCCTGCACGCGATCGGCGCCTGA
- a CDS encoding S41 family peptidase: protein MTGLHYLRQPHLARGLLSFVAEDDLWLAAVDEAVAGRARAWRLTADRTPVACQRLSPDGTHVAWSAAREGGAREAYAVEVEGGPVRQLTYWGDRAWETAGVRGWLSGDEVLVTGFHGHPQDLRTWPFAVPLEGPARELPYGPASDVSTSPEGAVLVGSSFYREPARWKRYRGGTGGKIWYSPDGGEYHRILAEVGGHLVNPMWVSGRVAFLSDHEGVCALYSARPDGTDLRRHTDHGPFYARQASSDGARVVYQVAGELWLLESLDAEPVPLTVRLGGVRNGRAPFAVSGREGLSDYTLCRSGRVIAAEVRGTAHWLPAEAGPARALLAEPGVRARLPLILPGTSTVVCVSDADGEDGLDLIPADGSAPRRILSGRIGRVLESAAAPDAKTLALSCDDGRLLIVDLESGTAQELTRVLNQEACGLTFSPDSALLAWSQQWQHYAGSHIRLGRLSDRTIVDVTPPRFDDVSPAFTLDGKYLAFLSNRTFDPIEQTQPFDLAFAAGTRPYLVTLAADTPSPFAPEIDGRPVKQPEKPQEGGEADEDSAEGAEPTVERVRLDLEGLAARIVPFPVPAGRYHGLCAAEKSVLWLASPLVGELGEALIGGDEHPKASLVRFDLVKRRQSTIVDAVDDYAVSGNGERLAFRKDGALTIRPVASAGDQDDVGVDLDRIRITVDRSAEWRQMYAENWRLMRDNFWRADMGGVDWPAVRDRYRPLLERIGSTDDLRDVMFEVGAELGSSHAYVRDPNQGPIPLERAQGRLGADLVRDSSGAWRIARIIPSETSVAAGLSPLEAPGVAARAGDEIVAVDGRPLHPAHGPDPLLVGKAGKPVELTLRRDGRDRRVAVVPLRKESVLRYHDVIRTQRAVVHERSAGRLGYLHVPDMSYTGWAEFHRDMGVELHCEGLIFDLRENGGGYVSELVIEKLRREVIGWNLARRSEPASYPIQAPRGPIVALSNEIAGSDGDIGTHAFKRYGLGPVVGTRTWGGVIGIDSRYRLVDGTEVTQPKYSFWFDDVGWGVENYGVDPDVEVPIPPHDWAAGRDPQLDEAIRIALAALEQRPAASPPELPPPG from the coding sequence GTGACTGGACTTCACTATCTTCGCCAACCACACCTGGCCCGCGGACTGCTGAGCTTCGTGGCCGAGGACGATCTCTGGCTCGCCGCCGTGGACGAGGCCGTGGCCGGCCGCGCCCGCGCCTGGCGGCTGACCGCCGACCGCACGCCGGTGGCCTGCCAGCGCCTGAGCCCGGACGGCACGCACGTCGCCTGGAGCGCGGCGCGGGAGGGCGGCGCCCGGGAGGCCTACGCGGTGGAGGTGGAGGGCGGGCCCGTCAGACAGCTGACGTACTGGGGCGACCGCGCCTGGGAGACCGCCGGCGTGCGCGGCTGGCTGTCCGGGGACGAGGTCCTGGTCACCGGCTTCCACGGGCATCCGCAGGACCTGCGGACCTGGCCGTTCGCGGTGCCGCTGGAGGGCCCGGCCCGCGAGCTGCCCTACGGCCCCGCCTCGGATGTCTCGACCTCGCCGGAGGGCGCGGTGCTGGTGGGCTCCTCGTTCTACCGGGAACCGGCCCGGTGGAAGAGATACCGCGGCGGCACCGGCGGCAAGATCTGGTACTCGCCGGACGGCGGCGAGTACCACCGGATCCTGGCCGAGGTGGGCGGCCACCTGGTGAACCCGATGTGGGTGTCCGGCCGGGTCGCCTTCCTGTCCGATCACGAAGGCGTCTGCGCGCTCTACTCGGCCCGCCCGGACGGAACCGACCTGCGGCGGCACACCGACCACGGGCCCTTCTACGCACGTCAGGCCTCTTCGGACGGCGCGCGCGTGGTCTACCAGGTCGCGGGCGAGCTGTGGCTGCTCGAATCCCTCGACGCCGAGCCGGTCCCGCTCACCGTCCGCCTCGGCGGCGTGCGCAACGGCAGGGCGCCGTTCGCCGTCAGCGGGCGCGAAGGCCTCAGCGACTACACGTTGTGCCGCAGCGGCCGGGTGATCGCCGCCGAGGTGCGCGGCACCGCGCACTGGCTGCCCGCCGAGGCGGGACCGGCCCGCGCGCTGCTGGCCGAGCCCGGAGTCAGGGCTCGACTGCCGCTGATCCTCCCCGGCACCTCGACCGTGGTGTGCGTCTCGGACGCCGACGGCGAGGACGGGCTCGACCTCATCCCGGCGGACGGCTCGGCCCCGCGGCGGATCCTGAGCGGCCGGATCGGCCGGGTGCTGGAGTCGGCGGCGGCTCCGGACGCGAAGACGCTCGCGCTGTCCTGCGACGACGGCAGGCTGCTGATCGTCGACCTCGAGTCCGGCACGGCCCAGGAGCTCACCCGTGTGCTCAACCAGGAGGCGTGCGGGCTGACCTTCTCGCCGGATTCCGCCCTGCTCGCCTGGTCGCAGCAATGGCAGCACTACGCCGGCAGCCACATCCGCCTCGGCCGGCTCTCCGACCGCACGATCGTGGACGTCACCCCGCCGCGGTTCGACGACGTCTCCCCCGCCTTCACGCTCGACGGCAAGTACCTCGCGTTCCTGTCGAACCGCACCTTCGATCCGATCGAGCAGACGCAGCCGTTCGACCTCGCCTTCGCCGCCGGCACCCGCCCGTACCTGGTCACGCTGGCTGCTGACACCCCGTCACCGTTCGCCCCGGAGATCGACGGGCGCCCGGTCAAGCAGCCGGAGAAGCCGCAAGAGGGCGGCGAAGCCGACGAAGACTCCGCCGAGGGCGCCGAGCCGACCGTCGAGCGGGTGCGCCTCGACCTCGAAGGGCTGGCCGCGCGGATCGTGCCGTTCCCGGTGCCGGCGGGCCGGTACCACGGCCTGTGCGCGGCCGAAAAATCGGTACTGTGGCTCGCCTCTCCCCTGGTCGGTGAGCTCGGCGAGGCCTTGATCGGCGGCGACGAGCACCCGAAGGCGAGCCTGGTGCGCTTCGATCTGGTCAAGCGCAGGCAGAGCACGATCGTCGACGCCGTCGACGACTACGCCGTCTCGGGCAACGGCGAAAGGCTGGCCTTCCGCAAGGACGGCGCGCTCACGATCCGTCCGGTCGCCTCCGCCGGCGACCAGGACGACGTCGGCGTGGACCTCGATCGGATCCGGATCACCGTGGACCGCTCGGCCGAGTGGCGGCAGATGTACGCCGAGAACTGGCGGCTGATGCGCGACAACTTCTGGCGCGCCGACATGGGCGGGGTCGACTGGCCGGCCGTCCGCGACCGGTACCGGCCGCTGCTCGAGCGGATCGGCAGCACCGACGATCTGCGCGACGTGATGTTCGAGGTCGGCGCCGAGCTCGGCTCCTCGCACGCGTATGTCCGCGACCCGAATCAGGGCCCGATACCACTCGAGCGGGCGCAGGGCCGGCTCGGCGCCGACCTGGTCCGCGATTCCTCCGGCGCCTGGCGGATAGCCCGGATCATCCCGAGCGAGACCTCGGTGGCGGCGGGTCTTTCTCCGCTGGAGGCTCCGGGCGTGGCGGCCCGGGCGGGCGACGAGATCGTCGCCGTGGACGGCCGTCCGCTGCACCCGGCGCACGGTCCCGACCCGCTACTGGTCGGGAAGGCGGGCAAGCCGGTGGAGCTGACGCTGCGTCGCGACGGGCGGGACCGGCGGGTGGCGGTGGTGCCGCTGCGCAAGGAGAGCGTGCTGCGCTACCACGACGTCATCCGCACCCAACGGGCCGTCGTACACGAGCGGTCGGCCGGGCGGCTCGGCTACCTGCACGTGCCCGACATGAGCTACACCGGCTGGGCCGAGTTCCACCGCGACATGGGTGTCGAGCTGCACTGTGAGGGCCTCATCTTCGACCTGCGCGAGAACGGCGGCGGCTATGTCTCGGAGCTGGTGATCGAGAAGCTGCGGCGCGAGGTGATCGGCTGGAACCTCGCCCGCCGCTCGGAGCCGGCCAGCTACCCGATCCAGGCGCCGCGCGGCCCGATCGTGGCGCTGTCCAACGAGATCGCCGGCTCGGACGGCGACATCGGCACACACGCGTTCAAGCGCTATGGGCTCGGCCCCGTCGTCGGCACCCGGACCTGGGGCGGGGTGATCGGCATCGACAGCCGGTACCGGCTGGTGGACGGCACGGAGGTGACACAGCCGAAGTACTCGTTCTGGTTCGACGACGTGGGCTGGGGAGTGGAGAACTACGGCGTGGACCCGGACGTGGAGGTGCCGATCCCGCCGCACGACTGGGCCGCCGGCCGCGACCCGCAACTCGACGAGGCGATACGCATAGCCCTGGCCGCCCTCGAGCAGCGGCCCGCGGCGTCGCCGCCGGAGCTGCCGCCGCCGGGCTGA
- a CDS encoding TIGR01777 family oxidoreductase produces MRVVITGSSGLIGSALTASLLEDGHDVLRLVRGGPIEPGRARWDPARGQLDPSLIDGADAVVGLGGAGVGDHRWTPAYKQKLRESRVAGTALLAGTIAAVFHPPKVFVSASAVGYYGDVDGREVDESAPPGRDFLAGLTVQWEAAADAAAARTRVVHPRFGIVLASSGGAFGRMLPLARLGLGGPLGDGSQYWSVISLTDTVRALRFALEHDGLAGPVNLTGPEPVTNKDFARELGRALHRPAVLPAPAFALRLALGGFADSVLMSQRVLPKALTAAGFTFAHPTAADAVRAVTDPDPKPIGSPPAAAPR; encoded by the coding sequence ATGCGAGTGGTGATCACGGGATCGAGCGGGCTGATCGGATCGGCCTTGACCGCGTCGCTGCTCGAGGACGGGCACGACGTGCTCCGCCTCGTGCGCGGCGGGCCGATCGAGCCCGGCCGGGCCCGGTGGGATCCCGCGCGCGGGCAGCTCGATCCGAGCCTGATCGACGGCGCCGACGCGGTGGTGGGCCTCGGCGGCGCGGGCGTGGGCGACCACCGCTGGACCCCCGCCTACAAGCAGAAGCTGCGCGAGAGCCGGGTGGCCGGCACCGCTCTGCTCGCGGGCACCATCGCCGCGGTCTTCCACCCGCCGAAGGTGTTCGTCTCCGCCTCGGCCGTCGGCTACTACGGCGACGTGGACGGCCGCGAGGTGGACGAATCCGCCCCGCCCGGCCGCGATTTCCTGGCCGGGCTCACCGTGCAGTGGGAGGCCGCCGCCGACGCCGCGGCCGCGCGCACCCGCGTCGTGCATCCGCGCTTCGGCATCGTCCTCGCCTCCTCCGGCGGCGCCTTCGGCCGGATGCTCCCGCTGGCCCGGCTCGGCCTCGGCGGCCCGCTCGGCGACGGCAGCCAGTACTGGAGCGTCATCTCGCTGACCGACACCGTGCGTGCGCTGCGCTTCGCGCTCGAGCACGACGGCCTGGCCGGCCCGGTCAACCTCACCGGCCCGGAACCGGTCACCAACAAGGACTTCGCCCGGGAGCTCGGCCGCGCCCTGCACCGGCCGGCCGTGCTGCCGGCCCCGGCGTTCGCGCTGCGCCTCGCCCTCGGCGGCTTCGCCGACAGTGTCCTGATGAGCCAGCGGGTGCTGCCGAAGGCCCTGACGGCGGCCGGTTTCACCTTCGCGCATCCGACCGCGGCGGACGCCGTGCGCGCGGTCACCGACCCGGACCCGAAACCGATAGGCTCGCCTCCGGCCGCCGCTCCGCGGTGA